The following coding sequences are from one Actinomycetes bacterium window:
- a CDS encoding aldehyde dehydrogenase family protein, with product MFPQNSLDQIEKISGYLKLGPEEGAKVLTGGAKAELPGDLAGGQFIQPTVFQGPNDMRVFQEEIFGPVITVASFTDYREAIAIANDTIHGLGSGVWSRDADLAYEASQDVAAARVWVHVQPVPRRRRIRWVQAVRLRPRDRPEDPPQLPRGHERAGQPRPQVPRLLRLTQGVSATPNVWSTS from the coding sequence ATGTTCCCGCAGAACAGCCTGGACCAGATCGAGAAGATCTCCGGCTACCTCAAGCTCGGACCCGAGGAAGGTGCGAAGGTCCTCACCGGTGGTGCGAAGGCGGAGCTGCCCGGCGACCTCGCCGGGGGTCAATTCATCCAGCCCACTGTCTTCCAGGGCCCCAACGACATGCGCGTCTTCCAGGAGGAGATCTTCGGACCGGTGATCACCGTCGCCTCGTTCACGGACTACCGCGAGGCCATCGCGATCGCCAACGACACTATCCACGGGCTTGGCTCGGGAGTGTGGAGCCGCGACGCCGACCTCGCCTACGAGGCCAGCCAGGACGTCGCGGCCGCCCGGGTATGGGTACACGTACAACCAGTACCCCGCCGGCGCCGGATTCGGTGGGTACAAGCAGTCCGGCTACGGCCGCGAGACCGACCAGAAGACCCTCCACAACTACCAAGAGGTCATGAACGTGCTGGCCAACCACGACCCCAAGTCCCTCGGCTTCTTCGCCTAACCCAGGGCGTGTCAGCCACCCCAAATGTTTGGAGCACGTCATGA
- a CDS encoding inositol monophosphatase, with amino-acid sequence MTPELDFARSLADQAGEIMRRHFRMGVASRSKGDGTPVTAADEAINELVMEQVRTHFPDDAVIGEEGSSPVGSSNRVWVCDPIDGTLPFTLGVPTSLFSLALVVDGEPVVGILYDPYLDRRFEASLGQGGTVNGVSLGVGDAPLSGAIVSIPGAQFGLTDNAALASDVIRQGGRIFSVGSITYAAALVAAGQITACVFPAQSVWDIAAVKVIVEEAGGTVTDIAGNPQRYDQPINGALISNGRSHPQLVDLVGRHLLDPSDR; translated from the coding sequence GTGACTCCAGAACTCGACTTCGCTAGATCGCTGGCCGATCAGGCTGGCGAGATCATGCGCCGGCACTTCCGTATGGGCGTCGCGTCCCGCAGCAAGGGGGACGGAACGCCCGTTACGGCCGCCGACGAAGCGATCAATGAACTCGTGATGGAACAGGTCAGGACTCACTTCCCCGATGACGCCGTCATCGGGGAAGAGGGCAGCAGCCCGGTTGGTTCGTCGAACCGAGTGTGGGTGTGCGACCCCATCGATGGGACGCTGCCGTTCACCCTAGGTGTTCCGACGAGTCTGTTCTCGCTGGCGCTGGTGGTGGACGGCGAGCCGGTCGTGGGCATCCTCTATGACCCCTATCTTGACCGGCGCTTTGAGGCGTCTTTGGGCCAAGGTGGCACCGTCAACGGCGTCTCGCTTGGGGTCGGCGACGCACCGCTGAGCGGCGCAATCGTGTCTATCCCGGGAGCCCAGTTCGGGTTGACCGACAACGCGGCGCTTGCTTCGGACGTCATCAGGCAAGGGGGGCGAATCTTCTCCGTGGGCAGCATCACCTACGCGGCTGCACTGGTCGCCGCCGGCCAGATCACCGCTTGCGTGTTCCCCGCACAGTCCGTCTGGGACATCGCGGCCGTGAAGGTGATCGTGGAGGAGGCCGGGGGCACCGTCACGGACATCGCCGGGAACCCACAGAGATACGACCAGCCCATCAACGGCGCACTGATCAGCAACGGCCGATCACACCCACAACTGGTCGACCTCGTCGGACGTCACCTACTCGACCCGAGTGATCGCTAG